The Amycolatopsis sp. NBC_01480 genome segment AGCGCGAGTTCGGGTGCGCCGCCTTCTCGGTGGAGTCCGGCGTCCAGTCCTGGTGCTTCCACGAGATGGCGTGCTCGGGCTTGTTCTCCATACCCTCCCACCAGATGTCCCCGTCGTCGGTCAGGGCGACGTTGGTGAACACGGTGTTGCCCTGCTCGATGGTGCGCATGGCGTTCGGGTTGGTGTGCCAGTCGGTGCCCGGCGCGACGCCGAAGAAGCCGAACTCGGGGTTGACCGCGTACAGCCGGCCGTCCTCGCCGAAGCGCATCCACGCGATGTCGTCACCGAGGGTTTCGGCGCGCCAGCCGGGAATGGTCGGCTGCAGCATCGCGAGGTTGGTCTTGCCGCAGGCGCTCGGGAACGCCGCCGCGACGTAGTGGACCTTGTCCTCGGGCGAGATCAGCTTGAGGATCAGCATGTGCTCGGCGAGCCAGCCCTCGTCGCGCGCCATCACCGAGGCGATGCGCAGCGAGTAGCACTTCTTGCCCAGCAACGAGTTTCCGCCGTAACCCGAGCCGTAGCTCCAGATCGCGCGCTCTTCCGGGAAGTGCGAAATGTACTTCGTCTCGTTGCACGGCCAGGCGACGTCCTTCTCGCCCGGCTCGAGCGGCGCGCCGACCGAATGCAGCGCGGGCACGAAATCGCGCTCGCTGCCGTCCGGGTTGATGAACTTGTCGAGGGCCGCCTGGCCGGCGCGCGTCATCACGCGCATCGACGCCACGACGTACGCGAAGTCGGTGATTTCCAGACCCAGCTTCGGATTCTCATCGCTGAGCGGGCCCATGCAGAACGGGATCACGTACATCGTGCGGCCCCGCATCGAGCCGCGGTACAGCTCGGTCATGGTGGCCTTCATCTCGGCCGGGTCGGTCCAGTGGTTCGTCGGGCCGGCGTCCTCCGGCCGTGCCGAACAGATGAAGGTGCGGTCCTCGACCCGGGCGACGTCGCCGGGGTCGGAAGTGGCCCAGTAGGAGTTCGGCTTGGCCTTCAGCTGCACGAAGGTGCCGGCCTCGACCAGTTCGGCGTTGATCCGGGCGGCCTCTTCGTCGGACCCGTCGACCCACACCACACGGTCCGGGGTGGTCAGCTCGGCGACCTCCCGGACCCAGGACAGCACGCCACTGTGCGTCGTCGGCGCGGTGTCCAGTCCGGGGATGGCGACTGCGGTCATCTCTACTCCTGACTTCCGACGACAAAAGAGCCCACACCTCGAACGACTGTGTTCAGGTGCGGGCCTCATTGCCGGCGACCGAATGGCTTCGCACACCGGCGGCGGACCGGTGTGCGGGTTTTTGGGATTCCTCGACTGTAGCTGGATGACCGGCAGGTAACCGAGAGCTGACCTGTTGGTTCTCTCACAAGAACGATAAGGGAATCGATTCAGTTGTCACTGAATCGGACCATGACCGGAAATCTTTTCGAGTGGCCTGAGTCGCATTCGTGACCAAAGGGCGCCGCGCCGGAAACGCGAACGGGCCCGGCGACGCCTAAACGTGGCCGGGCCCGATGTGACGGGAGTTACAGGGG includes the following:
- a CDS encoding phosphoenolpyruvate carboxykinase (GTP), with product MTAVAIPGLDTAPTTHSGVLSWVREVAELTTPDRVVWVDGSDEEAARINAELVEAGTFVQLKAKPNSYWATSDPGDVARVEDRTFICSARPEDAGPTNHWTDPAEMKATMTELYRGSMRGRTMYVIPFCMGPLSDENPKLGLEITDFAYVVASMRVMTRAGQAALDKFINPDGSERDFVPALHSVGAPLEPGEKDVAWPCNETKYISHFPEERAIWSYGSGYGGNSLLGKKCYSLRIASVMARDEGWLAEHMLILKLISPEDKVHYVAAAFPSACGKTNLAMLQPTIPGWRAETLGDDIAWMRFGEDGRLYAVNPEFGFFGVAPGTDWHTNPNAMRTIEQGNTVFTNVALTDDGDIWWEGMENKPEHAISWKHQDWTPDSTEKAAHPNSRYCTPMSQCPILAPEWDDPKGVPISAILFGGRRKTTVPLVNEARDWQHGVFMGATMSSETTAAAAGAVGNVRRDPMAMLPFLGYHAGDYFKHWLTLGKNADADKLPKIFYVNWFRRGDDGRFLWPGFGENSRVLKWVIERVEGRGNATETPIGFVPSAADLDTEGLTEPAEDIQAALKVDPAEWREELPLIEEWFAKIGEVPTSLRDELDALAQRLG